In uncultured Methanobrevibacter sp., a genomic segment contains:
- a CDS encoding tyrosine-type recombinase/integrase — protein sequence MNTEKLIKKIIKERNGSKNTWKVYTLSIKNYEKFNNMNFIDLLNEAKKEENTTWNNTILKKRLMNYREYLYRTYKKNTAMLYLTVIISTYRHLGVNVQTLPYFSMKTVKTNPPIYYDDLPDKNVLKTVIGITSPVLTAITLFISSSGCSRVDTLNITIHEYINATYEYHHQQDIYKAINVMDSLNYQIIPTFYLKRQKTGKQYFTFCSDEAVRAINSYLKTRKSLKGDLPLFKINGVYLNKRFKEINDKLGLGNRGDYARFRPHMLRKYHASMLYEAGMDKYKIDQLQGRSKEKVHEAYFKDSPSSLKEEYINCLPNLVVTDYEEVKTELEVKTEETKTLQDKLTNQNVIISEILERVNNLENETLTHENVKKLKRIYK from the coding sequence ATGAACACAGAAAAGCTGATTAAAAAAATCATAAAAGAACGTAACGGTTCAAAAAATACGTGGAAAGTATATACATTAAGTATTAAAAATTATGAAAAATTCAACAATATGAATTTCATAGACCTACTTAATGAAGCAAAAAAAGAAGAAAACACAACCTGGAATAACACAATCTTAAAAAAAAGACTAATGAATTACAGAGAATATCTCTACAGAACATATAAGAAAAATACTGCAATGCTTTATTTAACTGTTATAATTTCTACCTATCGTCATTTAGGTGTTAACGTTCAAACATTACCTTATTTTTCAATGAAAACCGTAAAAACAAATCCTCCCATCTATTATGATGATTTACCTGACAAAAATGTTTTAAAAACGGTAATAGGTATAACCTCACCTGTATTAACCGCAATAACCTTATTCATTAGTAGTAGTGGTTGTAGTCGTGTAGATACTTTAAATATAACTATACATGAATATATTAACGCAACATATGAATATCATCATCAACAAGACATATACAAAGCAATTAACGTGATGGATAGTTTGAATTATCAAATAATTCCTACATTTTATTTGAAACGTCAAAAAACAGGAAAACAATATTTCACGTTTTGTAGTGATGAAGCTGTAAGAGCAATAAACAGTTATCTTAAAACACGCAAATCCCTAAAAGGAGACCTACCTTTGTTTAAAATAAATGGAGTATACTTAAATAAAAGATTTAAAGAGATTAACGATAAATTAGGTTTAGGTAATCGTGGAGATTATGCACGCTTCAGACCACACATGCTAAGAAAATATCATGCAAGCATGCTATATGAAGCAGGCATGGACAAATACAAAATAGATCAACTACAAGGACGTAGCAAAGAAAAAGTACATGAAGCATATTTTAAAGATAGTCCTTCTTCTTTAAAGGAGGAGTATATTAATTGTTTACCTAATCTTGTTGTTACGGATTATGAGGAAGTTAAAACAGAATTAGAGGTTAAAACAGAAGAAACAAAGACATTACAGGATAAATTAACAAATCAGAATGTAATAATTTCTGAAATACTTGAACGTGTTAACAATCTTGAGAATGAAACATTAACTCATGAAAATGTCAAAAAATTAAAGAGGATCTATAAATAA
- a CDS encoding DUF1890 domain-containing protein, protein MKALILLGCPETPSQTPMSIYATDKLVKLGYDVTIAANPAATKLVKVSDPESYYIQELVDLDECLANVQEKEYDLLLGFVHKDAAASYFVTFYQLLQTKAVALVFEKDPELLKEYTEIVSENTGAKIVSVRAFHNPNPIKVNLDKALKEL, encoded by the coding sequence ATGAAAGCATTAATATTATTGGGGTGTCCAGAAACCCCATCACAAACACCTATGTCAATTTATGCTACTGATAAATTAGTTAAATTGGGATATGATGTAACAATAGCTGCAAATCCAGCAGCTACTAAACTAGTTAAAGTTTCAGATCCTGAAAGTTATTATATTCAAGAATTAGTCGATTTAGATGAATGTTTAGCTAATGTTCAGGAAAAAGAATATGATTTATTATTAGGATTTGTACATAAAGATGCTGCCGCCTCTTATTTTGTAACTTTTTATCAACTTTTACAAACTAAAGCTGTTGCACTTGTATTTGAAAAAGATCCAGAATTATTAAAAGAATATACTGAGATTGTTAGTGAAAATACTGGTGCAAAAATTGTTTCTGTAAGAGCATTCCACAATCCAAATCCTATTAAAGTTAATTTAGATAAAGCATTAAAGGAGTTATAA
- a CDS encoding DUF1894 domain-containing protein produces MSFCLDTYLQQSDDYEILASQAGFKDCARLIRYKAPEIIYVNAGEEILGSRVIGITPIPIGVDSKKGTVLIPYTKPCYGTAVVELPVDADEIDKIRKLNIN; encoded by the coding sequence ATGTCTTTTTGTTTAGATACTTATCTTCAACAGTCTGATGATTATGAAATTTTAGCATCACAAGCAGGTTTTAAGGACTGTGCTAGACTTATTAGGTATAAAGCTCCAGAAATTATTTATGTTAATGCTGGAGAAGAAATCTTAGGTTCTCGTGTAATTGGCATAACTCCAATTCCAATTGGGGTTGATTCAAAAAAAGGTACTGTTCTTATACCATATACTAAACCATGTTATGGTACTGCAGTTGTTGAATTACCAGTAGACGCAGATGAAATTGATAAAATAAGAAAATTAAACATTAACTAG
- a CDS encoding methionine synthase — MLSTVVGSFPAEIKSPTTTKDKLLKVFGVYDPFKQSIKQTVISQLDAGIDIISDGQVRGDMVSTFTNFIPGMKLESNNTVITSKIRQPTKEISINDLKYAKKVMVDYFNGNIPENKGIKGIITGPSTIVYSSRIEAFYKCKDDAILDLAKSLKYEVDAIEKKINPVYIQVDEPFLSTGLVDLKVASEAIDIIGEDLSVPLAMHVCGNLTDVFKDLIKFNVDILDCEFAGNNTNIKILEKNASLVKNKKIGFGCLDTSLNEVDDEDKTEELIAKGVEILGKNNIILDPDCGLRRASKDVAFGKLKLMNKIKDEYN; from the coding sequence ATGTTATCTACTGTTGTTGGAAGTTTTCCAGCGGAAATAAAATCTCCAACTACTACAAAAGATAAATTATTAAAAGTATTTGGAGTTTATGATCCATTTAAACAATCAATAAAACAAACTGTAATCTCTCAACTTGATGCAGGAATAGACATTATTTCTGATGGTCAGGTTAGGGGAGATATGGTTTCTACTTTTACTAATTTTATTCCTGGAATGAAATTAGAATCAAATAATACAGTTATTACATCTAAAATTAGACAACCTACAAAAGAGATTTCTATTAATGATTTAAAATATGCTAAAAAGGTAATGGTTGATTATTTTAATGGAAATATTCCTGAAAACAAAGGAATTAAAGGAATTATAACAGGTCCTTCCACTATTGTTTATTCATCAAGAATTGAAGCTTTTTATAAATGTAAAGATGATGCTATTTTAGATTTGGCTAAAAGCCTTAAATATGAAGTTGATGCAATAGAAAAGAAAATTAATCCAGTTTACATTCAAGTTGATGAACCATTTTTATCTACTGGTTTAGTTGATTTAAAAGTAGCTAGTGAAGCTATTGACATAATTGGTGAAGATCTTAGTGTTCCATTAGCTATGCATGTTTGTGGTAATTTAACAGATGTTTTCAAGGATTTAATTAAATTCAATGTTGATATTTTAGATTGTGAATTCGCTGGAAATAATACAAATATTAAAATTTTAGAAAAAAATGCATCTTTAGTTAAAAATAAAAAAATAGGTTTTGGATGTTTGGATACTTCTTTGAATGAAGTAGATGATGAGGATAAAACTGAAGAATTAATAGCTAAAGGTGTTGAAATTTTAGGAAAAAACAATATAATTCTAGATCCTGATTGTGGTTTGAGAAGAGCTAGTAAAGATGTAGCTTTTGGTAAACTTAAATTAATGAATAAAATAAAAGATGAATATAATTAA
- the cobM gene encoding precorrin-4 C(11)-methyltransferase, with the protein MKGKVIFIGAGPGDPDLITVKGRNVIEKADVIIYAGSLVNKEVLNPKKEDCVVYNSAVLNLEETTEICKKAALKGQLVARVHTGDPSIYGAIGEQIRELKKYDIEYDIIPGVSSLFGTASVLETELTLPEISQTVIITRPEGRTPKPRSESISSLSKHHATMCIFLGIGMIDKVVDELLVGYTEDTPIAVVKKATWKDQEIIRGTLKDIAKKVKDANITKTAMIVVGDVLNPGDFTPSKLYDPNFKHEYR; encoded by the coding sequence ATGAAAGGTAAAGTAATTTTCATTGGAGCCGGACCTGGTGACCCAGATTTAATAACGGTTAAGGGAAGAAATGTTATTGAAAAAGCAGATGTTATTATTTATGCTGGATCTTTAGTTAATAAAGAAGTTTTAAATCCAAAAAAAGAAGATTGTGTTGTTTATAATAGTGCTGTACTGAATTTAGAAGAAACAACTGAAATTTGTAAAAAAGCTGCTTTGAAAGGTCAATTAGTAGCTAGAGTCCACACTGGTGATCCATCAATTTATGGAGCTATTGGTGAACAGATTAGAGAATTAAAAAAATATGATATTGAATATGACATTATTCCTGGAGTAAGTTCATTATTTGGTACAGCTAGTGTACTTGAAACAGAATTAACATTACCCGAAATTTCACAAACTGTTATTATCACACGTCCTGAAGGTAGAACTCCAAAACCACGTAGCGAAAGTATTTCTAGTTTATCTAAGCATCATGCAACTATGTGCATATTTTTAGGAATTGGTATGATTGATAAAGTTGTTGATGAATTACTTGTAGGTTACACTGAAGATACTCCAATAGCTGTTGTAAAAAAAGCAACTTGGAAAGACCAAGAAATAATTAGAGGAACCTTAAAAGATATTGCAAAAAAAGTAAAAGATGCCAATATAACAAAGACTGCAATGATTGTAGTTGGAGATGTGTTAAACCCTGGAGATTTTACACCATCTAAGCTATATGACCCAAACTTTAAACATGAATATAGATAA
- a CDS encoding TatD family hydrolase has translation MIDTHCHIDFEDYDKDRLEVIKRAQNVLDAVIDSGTSLEGNQKVLELSKENKGFIYPTFGFHPVTSQECSKEELHSAQKHLIDNIKDIVAIGEVGMDFFFVKDKTLRARQKEIFTSFIEIANEYKVPLLMHVRDCEKKALNIVNEYEDLPYVVFHCFSGSLKTAKRIMQHDNYYMSFSTMVCYSQRHQDLIKNIPLDNVLTETDSPYLAMTKEERNEPSNIVNACKKIAEIKEIDLNTVDKITTNNAKKVFNI, from the coding sequence ATGATAGACACACATTGCCATATCGATTTTGAAGATTATGATAAAGACAGATTAGAAGTAATAAAACGAGCACAAAATGTTTTAGATGCAGTGATTGATTCTGGAACAAGTCTTGAAGGAAATCAAAAAGTTTTAGAGTTATCAAAAGAAAATAAAGGTTTTATTTATCCAACTTTTGGATTTCATCCAGTAACATCACAAGAATGTAGTAAAGAAGAATTACATTCTGCTCAAAAACATTTAATAGACAATATAAAAGATATTGTAGCTATTGGTGAAGTAGGAATGGATTTCTTTTTTGTAAAGGATAAAACCCTAAGAGCAAGACAAAAAGAAATATTCACCAGTTTTATTGAAATAGCTAATGAATATAAAGTACCTTTACTTATGCACGTTCGTGACTGTGAAAAAAAAGCATTAAACATTGTTAATGAATATGAAGATTTACCTTATGTAGTATTTCATTGTTTTAGTGGAAGTTTAAAAACAGCTAAAAGAATAATGCAACACGACAATTATTATATGAGTTTTTCCACAATGGTTTGTTATTCTCAACGACATCAAGATTTAATTAAAAATATCCCCTTAGATAATGTTTTAACTGAAACTGATAGTCCTTATTTAGCTATGACAAAAGAAGAAAGAAATGAACCCTCAAACATTGTTAATGCTTGTAAAAAAATAGCTGAAATTAAAGAAATAGATTTAAACACTGTTGATAAAATAACAACGAACAACGCTAAAAAAGTATTTAACATCTAA
- the uppS gene encoding polyprenyl diphosphate synthase, with translation MGENIIYKIYEWYISRNLETEKMPKHVAIIMDGNRRYSKIQGNMDVVKGHEFGVDTLEKVLDWTIELGIEIVTAYAFSIENFNRPQHEVDGLMKLFFKNFKRLVDHEKIHKNEVKVKVVGRLDLLPDNVKEAIKEAEDATKHYNKRQLNLAIGYDGRLEIVDSVKKIIKDVEDGKITVDDVNEDLISENLYTAGLDDPNLIIRTSGEERLSGFLLWQSSYSELYFCESLWPELRKVDFLRAIRSYQERERRFGV, from the coding sequence ATGGGTGAGAATATTATTTATAAAATATATGAATGGTATATTTCCAGAAATTTAGAAACTGAAAAAATGCCGAAACATGTAGCAATCATTATGGACGGTAATAGACGTTACTCTAAAATTCAAGGAAATATGGATGTTGTAAAAGGACATGAATTTGGAGTAGATACTTTAGAAAAAGTTCTAGACTGGACAATAGAACTTGGAATAGAAATAGTAACAGCATATGCATTTTCAATAGAAAACTTTAATAGACCTCAACACGAAGTAGATGGACTAATGAAATTATTCTTTAAAAACTTCAAAAGATTAGTTGATCATGAAAAAATCCATAAAAATGAAGTAAAAGTCAAAGTAGTAGGCAGACTTGATTTATTACCCGACAATGTAAAAGAAGCTATTAAAGAAGCTGAAGATGCTACTAAACATTATAATAAAAGACAACTTAATCTAGCTATCGGATATGATGGTCGTTTAGAGATTGTTGATTCAGTTAAAAAAATCATCAAAGATGTTGAAGATGGAAAAATAACTGTTGATGATGTTAATGAAGATTTAATAAGTGAAAACTTATATACAGCAGGATTAGATGACCCTAACTTAATTATTAGAACTAGTGGAGAAGAAAGGTTAAGTGGATTCTTATTATGGCAATCATCATACTCAGAACTATATTTCTGTGAAAGTTTATGGCCAGAACTAAGAAAAGTAGACTTTTTAAGAGCTATTAGATCATACCAAGAAAGAGAACGTAGATTCGGAGTATAA
- the mtxX gene encoding methanogenesis marker protein Mmp4/MtxX, whose amino-acid sequence MITIAVGVGENKDILKACNIFKKDKTDVNIKLIENEELLAKNILDKTINATIRGSLSASNVLKKLKETYPHISRATYIHGKDFEFLISSVGIDEGNTIDEKLKIAIYCINFFKKLNKTPKIATLSYARLGDYGRSTQINKSLEDNKKLTELIENYTNQKVENKCVLIDQAIKNKCNILIAPNGIVGNTIFRTLVLLNSWPSFGAITFGIDKIYIDTSRDQNVEGYLRSLELSYKLAKL is encoded by the coding sequence ATGATAACTATAGCTGTTGGAGTTGGAGAAAACAAAGATATATTAAAAGCTTGCAATATTTTTAAAAAAGATAAAACAGATGTTAATATTAAATTAATCGAAAATGAAGAGTTATTAGCTAAAAATATCTTGGATAAAACTATTAATGCAACAATAAGAGGATCATTATCCGCATCTAATGTTTTAAAAAAGTTAAAAGAAACTTACCCACACATATCACGGGCTACATATATTCATGGAAAAGATTTCGAATTTTTAATAAGCTCAGTAGGTATTGACGAAGGAAATACTATAGATGAAAAACTTAAAATAGCTATTTATTGTATTAATTTTTTTAAAAAACTTAATAAAACTCCAAAAATAGCCACACTTTCTTATGCAAGATTAGGAGACTATGGAAGAAGCACACAAATCAACAAATCATTAGAAGATAATAAAAAACTTACTGAATTAATTGAAAATTATACAAATCAAAAAGTAGAAAACAAATGTGTTTTAATTGATCAAGCAATAAAAAATAAATGTAATATCTTAATAGCTCCTAATGGTATTGTTGGAAATACTATTTTTAGAACACTCGTTTTATTAAATTCATGGCCAAGTTTTGGAGCAATTACATTTGGAATAGATAAGATTTACATTGATACCAGTCGTGACCAAAATGTAGAAGGTTACTTACGTAGTTTAGAATTATCATATAAATTAGCTAAACTTTAA
- a CDS encoding TetR/AcrR family transcriptional regulator, with protein MEIELDKTEQKIVDATIFLLDKEGINGTTTKKIAKKAEVSEVTVFRKFKSKNNLLKIAKIYYSDYFLEKISDIFINYKDTDLKLLLKQIWWNLIDFLDNNLDIIKIALDELMSNLEEEKIFSKFSNIVLKNLTNIFQEQIDNGKMRNVNPSAAALTVYSVIVEGIILWKFESKVSNDDTNQYLDDFLDIFINGITN; from the coding sequence ATGGAAATTGAACTAGATAAAACAGAACAAAAGATTGTTGATGCCACAATATTTCTTTTAGATAAAGAAGGAATAAATGGTACAACAACTAAAAAAATAGCTAAAAAAGCTGAAGTTAGTGAAGTTACTGTTTTTAGAAAGTTTAAATCTAAAAATAATCTTTTAAAAATAGCTAAGATTTATTATTCAGATTATTTTCTAGAAAAAATAAGTGATATTTTCATAAATTACAAAGATACTGATTTGAAATTATTATTAAAACAGATATGGTGGAATCTTATTGATTTTTTAGATAATAATTTAGATATTATTAAAATTGCATTAGATGAATTAATGTCTAATCTTGAAGAAGAGAAAATATTTTCAAAGTTTTCAAATATAGTTCTTAAAAATTTGACTAATATTTTCCAAGAACAAATTGATAATGGTAAAATGCGTAATGTTAATCCATCTGCTGCTGCTTTAACAGTTTATAGTGTTATTGTTGAAGGGATAATATTGTGGAAATTCGAATCAAAAGTTTCAAATGATGATACAAATCAATATCTTGATGATTTTTTAGATATATTTATTAATGGTATAACTAATTAA
- a CDS encoding YhgE/Pip domain-containing protein, with the protein MSVDKVFHIMKKDAQSVFKNPAVVITIIAIIILPSLYALLNIDACWDPYGNTDNLDFAVVNNDQNATYNNASYNFGDNVVDKLEDNDDFAWEFVDEDDARDGVENGTYYAAIIIPENFSSNLLSINDQNPKQAELTYLINEKTNPVASRMSNNAVNQIQSKINDEVIKTVNGVAFNQLSVMGQTTPQSSLSQLSYMNSSGVDNYFYSPTEVTKEKINPVDNYGSEVSPFYIVLSIWVGCIISIALIKARYLGESLYKPLELYFGRMGLFLIIGLLQSTVTLIGAFWLGIEVSNPLLFIGCVYLITLAFMTLIYSLLSLFGNGGKALAIILLVLQISTTNGIYPVYVMNDFFQAINPYLPMTYAIGLLRNALLGVYWPTFFTGVYVMIGMIIATLIVTIIIKGKFDKIANKFEKALKDSGLF; encoded by the coding sequence ATGTCAGTAGATAAAGTATTTCATATAATGAAAAAAGATGCTCAGTCAGTCTTTAAAAATCCTGCTGTTGTTATTACAATAATAGCTATTATTATTTTACCTTCATTATATGCACTTTTAAATATAGATGCATGTTGGGATCCTTATGGGAATACAGATAATTTAGATTTTGCAGTAGTAAACAATGATCAAAACGCAACATATAATAATGCTTCATATAACTTTGGAGATAATGTAGTTGATAAATTAGAAGATAATGATGATTTTGCATGGGAGTTTGTAGATGAGGATGATGCCCGAGATGGGGTGGAGAATGGAACGTATTATGCAGCAATAATAATTCCTGAAAATTTCTCTTCAAATTTATTATCAATTAATGATCAAAATCCAAAACAAGCAGAATTAACTTACTTAATTAATGAAAAAACAAATCCTGTTGCTTCAAGAATGAGTAATAATGCAGTAAATCAAATACAAAGTAAAATAAATGATGAAGTTATTAAAACAGTGAATGGTGTAGCATTTAACCAATTATCAGTGATGGGTCAAACAACACCTCAATCTAGCTTATCACAGTTATCTTACATGAATTCAAGTGGTGTAGATAATTATTTCTATTCTCCTACTGAAGTTACAAAAGAAAAAATAAATCCTGTAGATAATTATGGTTCAGAGGTATCTCCATTTTATATAGTGCTTTCAATATGGGTTGGATGCATAATATCCATAGCATTAATCAAAGCAAGATATTTAGGTGAGTCATTATACAAACCATTAGAACTTTACTTTGGTAGAATGGGATTATTTTTGATTATAGGATTGTTGCAATCAACAGTAACATTAATTGGAGCATTTTGGTTAGGTATTGAGGTTTCTAATCCATTATTATTCATAGGTTGTGTTTATTTAATAACATTAGCATTCATGACATTGATTTACTCATTGTTATCATTATTTGGTAATGGTGGTAAAGCATTAGCAATTATATTGTTAGTGCTCCAAATATCAACAACAAATGGTATTTATCCGGTATATGTTATGAATGACTTCTTCCAAGCAATAAATCCTTATTTACCTATGACTTATGCTATAGGATTACTTAGAAATGCTTTGCTTGGAGTTTATTGGCCAACATTTTTCACTGGTGTTTATGTAATGATTGGAATGATTATTGCAACATTAATTGTAACAATTATTATTAAAGGAAAATTTGATAAAATAGCTAATAAATTTGAAAAAGCATTAAAAGACTCAGGATTATTTTAA
- a CDS encoding 2,3-diphosphoglycerate synthetase, which produces MKSTSKMLCLVDGEHYLPVTQESIDILNNLEHIDIVAAVFIGGTEKLRDDSEESYSKVLGIPVHFAKTEDIPYNLIVEMINKYNVDTVMDLSDEPILDYPKRFKIACKVLGQNVSYQGPDFKFDPITQYEVMEKPSIKIIGTGKRIGKTAVSGFVSRLINKHGYEPCVIAMGRGGPKEPEIVHGEKLEITPEFLLEQSQKGVHAASDHWEDALMSRILTIGCRRCGGGMAGEVFLTNMKKGAKLANQVDAKFAIFEGSGAAIPPIKTNKNIVLIGANQPLNNIKDYFGPYRISLGDLIILTMCEEPMCNNEKLEYLEKFIKEINPKAKIIATVFRPKPLGEISDKKVLFATTAPESVKNELIKYLETNYNCEVIGTTSHLSNRPLLKEDIKKYIDKADVMLTELKAAAVDVATKYSMEKGLNVVYCDNIPVPINYKYPELSSSVLEIVNEAIKDFNKD; this is translated from the coding sequence ATGAAAAGTACTAGTAAAATGCTCTGTTTAGTTGATGGAGAACATTATCTCCCAGTTACTCAAGAATCAATTGATATACTAAACAATTTAGAACATATTGATATTGTGGCTGCTGTTTTTATTGGAGGAACTGAAAAACTAAGAGATGACTCTGAAGAATCATATTCAAAAGTTTTAGGAATTCCAGTACACTTTGCAAAAACAGAGGATATCCCTTATAATCTTATTGTTGAAATGATTAACAAATATAATGTAGATACTGTAATGGATTTAAGTGATGAACCTATTTTAGATTATCCTAAACGATTTAAAATTGCTTGTAAAGTACTTGGTCAAAATGTAAGTTATCAAGGTCCAGACTTTAAATTTGATCCAATTACCCAATATGAAGTTATGGAAAAACCCTCAATAAAGATAATTGGAACTGGAAAAAGAATAGGAAAAACAGCTGTTTCAGGATTTGTATCTAGATTAATAAATAAACATGGATATGAACCCTGTGTAATAGCTATGGGAAGAGGAGGACCTAAAGAACCTGAAATAGTTCATGGAGAAAAACTTGAGATAACACCTGAATTTTTATTAGAACAATCTCAAAAAGGAGTTCATGCAGCTAGTGACCATTGGGAAGATGCATTAATGAGTAGAATATTAACAATAGGTTGTAGACGTTGTGGAGGTGGAATGGCCGGTGAAGTCTTTTTAACAAATATGAAAAAAGGAGCTAAACTAGCCAACCAAGTAGATGCAAAATTTGCAATATTTGAAGGTAGTGGTGCAGCAATACCACCCATAAAAACCAATAAGAATATTGTACTTATCGGTGCAAATCAACCATTGAATAATATTAAAGATTATTTTGGACCTTATAGGATTAGTCTTGGAGATTTGATTATTTTAACTATGTGTGAAGAGCCAATGTGCAACAATGAAAAATTAGAGTATCTTGAGAAATTTATAAAAGAAATAAATCCAAAAGCAAAAATAATAGCAACAGTATTTAGACCAAAACCATTAGGAGAGATATCTGATAAAAAAGTTTTATTTGCTACAACAGCACCAGAATCTGTTAAAAATGAATTAATTAAATATTTAGAAACTAATTATAATTGTGAAGTTATTGGAACAACTTCACACTTATCAAATAGACCTCTTCTTAAAGAAGATATTAAAAAATACATTGATAAAGCAGATGTTATGCTTACAGAACTTAAAGCAGCTGCTGTTGATGTAGCTACAAAATATTCTATGGAAAAAGGTCTTAATGTTGTATACTGTGATAATATCCCAGTTCCTATAAACTATAAATATCCAGAATTATCCTCATCAGTTCTAGAAATAGTTAATGAGGCTATTAAAGATTTTAATAAAGATTAA
- a CDS encoding UPF0058 family protein — MYKDEMIQLHQFLVYILKYLAENDQIKNDCSEYISLKISPHHIHKTKAEHKHAIFVLCKIIAHVINEKDENSIPDNVCNSLADLVARSRNDIKMA; from the coding sequence ATGTATAAGGATGAAATGATACAATTACATCAATTTTTAGTTTATATTTTAAAATATTTAGCAGAAAATGATCAAATAAAAAATGATTGTAGCGAATACATATCACTTAAAATAAGCCCTCACCACATCCATAAAACAAAAGCAGAACACAAACATGCTATTTTTGTTCTTTGTAAAATTATTGCTCATGTAATAAACGAAAAAGATGAAAATTCCATACCTGACAATGTATGTAATTCCCTAGCAGACCTTGTTGCAAGATCTAGAAATGATATAAAAATGGCTTAA
- a CDS encoding pyrroline-5-carboxylate reductase dimerization domain-containing protein — MNIGIIGYGNIGELIAQNIIKNDFYNFNKLYISNRTLSKINHIKNINSTISITDNNIEIAKNCEKIIISVKTPDLISVLEELKPYVTQNTQIIHTCAGINTTFENNGLTCVIPTISSTYDKNNPKKGVSIIIHDENVPLENKKFVEELFSKFSQIKIVNNNLDLEIATIAASCMPAFIALSSKMFAEKLEKNCDLTKEEIFKIILETLNSTSYLLEKNIYSSDELINKVATKNGITQKGLDILNEELPDIYKKLIYKLL; from the coding sequence ATGAACATTGGAATTATCGGATACGGAAATATTGGAGAACTTATTGCCCAAAATATAATTAAAAATGATTTTTATAACTTTAACAAACTCTACATTTCAAATAGAACTCTTTCAAAAATAAACCATATAAAAAATATTAATTCAACCATATCAATTACAGACAATAATATAGAAATTGCAAAAAACTGTGAAAAAATAATAATATCTGTAAAAACACCCGATTTAATAAGTGTCTTAGAAGAATTAAAACCATATGTAACCCAAAACACTCAAATTATACACACATGTGCTGGAATAAATACTACTTTTGAAAACAATGGATTAACATGTGTAATACCAACAATATCCTCAACATATGATAAAAATAATCCTAAAAAAGGAGTTTCAATAATTATCCATGATGAAAATGTACCTTTAGAAAATAAAAAATTCGTTGAAGAGTTATTTTCCAAATTCAGTCAAATAAAAATTGTTAACAATAATCTTGATTTAGAAATAGCTACAATAGCTGCCAGCTGTATGCCTGCATTTATAGCGCTTAGCAGTAAAATGTTTGCAGAAAAACTTGAAAAAAATTGTGATTTAACAAAAGAAGAAATCTTTAAAATAATCTTAGAAACACTAAACAGCACATCATACCTATTAGAAAAAAATATCTATTCTTCTGATGAATTAATTAACAAAGTTGCAACTAAAAATGGAATAACACAAAAAGGATTAGATATATTAAATGAAGAGTTACCAGACATTTATAAAAAGTTAATATATAAATTATTATAG